In Chamaesiphon minutus PCC 6605, a genomic segment contains:
- a CDS encoding NACHT domain-containing protein has protein sequence MKQLAMLCCGSNFQPERVPIFVTLKDFAEAPAQPSVLEYIDRQWVDRGVTATAKTLLSAGRALVLLDGLDEVREIDHDRVRKAIENFTNLYRKCQIVITCRIAAWEYKFEHFTEVEVADFDEKQIAEFINKWFQAKGKPLTAERMLSKLKEREPVMELATNPLLLTLLCLIFGEGSEFPSNRSELYKEGLDVLLKKWDAKRDIERHQVYKKLSLKRKEDLLSQIAFDTFDRGEYFFKQSTVERHITDYIRNISGAATDEEALQLDSELVLRSIMAQHGLLVERAKGIFSFSHLTFHEYFTAKWIVDSFAVHGDLLFLKSVKNVSERRWREVFFLLLGMLPNASSHLLKIKKEIDGILAGDESHYQCSNAQM, from the coding sequence ATGAAGCAGTTAGCGATGCTTTGTTGTGGTAGTAACTTTCAACCGGAAAGAGTGCCCATTTTTGTGACGCTGAAGGACTTTGCTGAAGCACCAGCACAGCCGAGTGTCCTAGAATATATCGATCGTCAATGGGTAGACCGTGGGGTCACGGCGACCGCAAAGACACTGCTCAGTGCAGGTCGAGCATTAGTATTGCTGGATGGTTTGGATGAAGTGCGAGAAATCGACCACGATCGAGTGCGGAAGGCGATCGAGAATTTTACTAATTTATATCGGAAATGCCAGATTGTAATTACTTGCCGGATTGCCGCATGGGAATACAAGTTTGAGCATTTTACCGAAGTAGAGGTTGCAGATTTTGATGAAAAGCAGATTGCTGAATTTATCAACAAATGGTTTCAGGCTAAAGGCAAACCACTTACAGCCGAGCGAATGCTATCGAAGCTAAAAGAGCGCGAGCCAGTCATGGAATTGGCAACGAATCCGCTGCTATTGACCTTGCTGTGTTTGATTTTTGGAGAGGGATCGGAGTTCCCCAGCAATCGCTCGGAATTGTATAAAGAAGGGCTGGATGTGCTGCTGAAAAAGTGGGATGCCAAACGCGATATCGAGCGACATCAAGTGTATAAAAAGTTATCACTCAAAAGGAAGGAAGATTTATTAAGTCAGATAGCCTTCGACACATTCGATCGGGGTGAGTACTTCTTTAAACAAAGCACGGTAGAACGCCATATTACCGACTATATTCGCAATATATCAGGTGCGGCGACAGATGAAGAGGCTTTGCAGCTAGATAGTGAATTGGTATTGCGATCGATTATGGCGCAACATGGTTTATTAGTCGAACGCGCCAAGGGAATTTTTTCTTTTTCTCATCTCACTTTTCACGAGTACTTTACAGCGAAGTGGATTGTGGATAGTTTTGCAGTTCATGGCGATCTATTATTTCTAAAGTCAGTTAAAAATGTTAGCGAGCGACGCTGGCGGGAAGTATTCTTTTTGCTATTGGGAATGCTCCCTA
- a CDS encoding TRADD-N-associated membrane domain-containing protein, whose protein sequence is MLSLKNLSILLNNPSANTFRHDREIDREIERAIWIDRVNQARISSYCALVVTGISSVGDFIGIILVLKGQITIGVLTSLCGFLANNRFEKIATAANHRLDRMMRYD, encoded by the coding sequence ATGCTATCACTCAAAAACTTATCGATACTTCTCAATAATCCTTCCGCTAATACTTTTAGGCACGATCGAGAGATCGATCGAGAGATCGAACGAGCGATTTGGATAGATCGAGTAAATCAGGCACGGATTAGCTCTTATTGTGCCCTAGTTGTAACGGGAATCTCAAGCGTGGGCGATTTTATCGGCATAATTCTAGTGCTAAAGGGACAAATAACCATCGGTGTTCTGACTTCTCTCTGTGGATTCTTAGCTAACAATCGGTTTGAGAAAATTGCCACAGCAGCGAATCATCGATTAGATCGAATGATGAGGTATGACTGA
- a CDS encoding NAD(P)H-binding protein, producing the protein MTTSGSIFLAGASRGVGHQIARILATQNLPVLALIRSPASQSDLQAMNVETIVGDALNLSDVINAMNGRISAIVSTIGGYGNDSCKTVSRQA; encoded by the coding sequence ATGACAACTTCCGGCTCAATTTTTCTTGCTGGTGCTAGCCGTGGTGTCGGCCATCAAATTGCCCGCATTTTGGCTACCCAAAATTTGCCTGTATTGGCTTTGATTCGATCGCCTGCTTCCCAATCCGATCTTCAGGCGATGAACGTGGAAACGATAGTGGGTGATGCCCTCAACCTGAGCGATGTTATCAATGCCATGAACGGTCGAATTAGTGCGATCGTTAGTACGATCGGCGGGTATGGCAACGATTCGTGTAAAACTGTATCACGACAGGCTTAA
- the rppB gene encoding two-component system sensor histidine kinase RppB yields the protein MHQNRLFNRTRIQLTITYALVIGSIALLCGLAIHLVMVRAFARTVDRELNTLAGTVHDTLEAVLQQPEIVNPVVMNVLPGLCIVGQECLPVKPHSKIAELTKKQGYCLRLLNLKGQTIATLGSKQHKFTGNVALPRENKIPTMDWETITDDRGERYHFHTIPLKTINNRDWGYLQVAQSFDRLDEYMSSLHLILIFGIPLAMLLIGGASWWLSGLAIEPIYQSYQQIQQFTADAAHELRTPLAVTSIAVENALDVEVIEPETRNNWEIAQRQIRHLTRLAEDLLWLSRLEAKQLPMQFQPCCLNDLVSDLEEELAPIALANPIDLRLEILVKQPIYVMGDSDRLYRAIANLINNAIQYTPTDGVVTIRLESSERHAIVTIQDNGIGIAEADLPHIFDRFYRVQADRWRSLSSGESRNTGGTGLGLAIVRAIVQAHHGSIEVDSQLDLGTKFIVRLPIKATPSKMSSQNQIV from the coding sequence GTGCATCAAAATCGCCTATTCAATCGTACTCGCATTCAACTAACTATTACCTATGCGCTCGTCATTGGTTCGATCGCCTTGCTGTGTGGCTTAGCGATCCATTTAGTGATGGTTAGAGCATTCGCTCGAACGGTCGATCGAGAATTAAACACTTTAGCTGGCACCGTACACGATACGCTGGAAGCTGTTTTACAACAGCCGGAAATAGTAAATCCCGTTGTGATGAATGTACTTCCTGGACTGTGTATAGTCGGACAGGAATGTTTGCCAGTTAAACCCCATTCTAAAATTGCCGAACTGACAAAAAAACAAGGCTACTGTCTGCGATTGTTGAACTTAAAAGGTCAAACGATTGCGACTTTGGGATCGAAGCAACACAAGTTTACCGGAAACGTCGCTTTGCCAAGAGAGAATAAAATCCCAACTATGGATTGGGAAACTATTACTGACGATCGTGGCGAACGCTATCACTTTCATACAATACCACTCAAAACGATCAACAATCGCGACTGGGGTTATCTTCAAGTTGCCCAATCCTTCGATCGATTAGATGAATACATGAGTAGTCTACATCTAATTCTAATCTTTGGGATTCCACTAGCAATGTTACTAATTGGCGGGGCTAGTTGGTGGCTCTCAGGTTTGGCAATCGAACCAATTTACCAGTCGTACCAACAAATTCAGCAGTTTACCGCCGATGCCGCCCACGAACTGAGAACGCCGCTAGCTGTCACCAGCATAGCCGTAGAAAATGCTTTAGATGTCGAAGTAATCGAGCCGGAAACTCGCAATAATTGGGAAATTGCCCAGCGTCAAATTCGCCACCTCACTCGTCTAGCTGAGGATTTGCTGTGGCTATCGCGGTTGGAGGCGAAGCAATTACCCATGCAGTTTCAGCCCTGCTGTTTGAACGATTTAGTCAGCGATTTAGAAGAAGAATTAGCTCCAATAGCACTCGCTAATCCAATCGATCTCCGCTTAGAAATTCTAGTCAAACAGCCAATCTATGTTATGGGCGATAGCGACAGGCTGTATCGAGCGATCGCCAATTTGATTAATAATGCCATTCAATATACCCCTACCGACGGAGTAGTCACGATTCGCTTAGAATCATCAGAGCGTCACGCGATCGTCACCATCCAAGATAATGGGATTGGCATTGCGGAGGCAGATTTACCACATATTTTCGATCGCTTTTATCGAGTACAAGCCGATCGTTGGCGGAGCCTCTCCTCTGGAGAATCGCGGAATACAGGCGGAACGGGATTGGGTTTAGCGATCGTGCGGGCGATCGTCCAGGCACATCATGGCAGTATCGAAGTTGATAGTCAACTAGATCTAGGTACTAAATTTATAGTGCGGCTACCAATTAAAGCCACTCCTAGCAAAATGTCTAGCCAGAATCAGATTGTATAG
- the rppA gene encoding two-component system response regulator RppA, translated as MKILLIEDEPDLGSIIQKILSRHQYVVDWAEDGKTGWEYLTNDRLRSISAGETTYALAIIDWMLPKMSGIEICQRLRAEKYTLPILMLTAKDRMENKITGLDAGADDYLVKPFRMEELLARLRALQRRAQVFQAERLQVGNLRLDYDNNAVVTIDSQGREQSGSLTAKEFQLLEYLMQHPDRTLTHDQIRNRIWPLDSESASNVVAAQIRLLRKKLAELGCESSIETMRGFGYRLNSIHK; from the coding sequence ATGAAAATTTTACTCATCGAAGACGAACCAGACTTGGGTAGCATCATCCAGAAAATCCTTTCTCGCCATCAATATGTAGTAGATTGGGCGGAAGATGGCAAAACTGGCTGGGAATATTTAACCAACGATCGCTTGCGTAGCATCTCCGCTGGCGAAACAACCTATGCGTTGGCAATAATCGATTGGATGTTGCCCAAAATGTCTGGAATCGAGATCTGTCAGCGATTACGAGCAGAAAAATATACTCTACCCATCCTGATGTTGACTGCCAAAGATCGGATGGAGAATAAAATTACCGGATTGGATGCAGGAGCTGATGATTATCTAGTCAAACCCTTTAGGATGGAAGAACTCCTTGCTAGACTTCGCGCTCTGCAACGCCGCGCCCAAGTATTTCAAGCAGAGCGATTGCAAGTGGGAAATCTGCGACTAGACTATGATAATAATGCAGTCGTGACGATCGATTCCCAGGGACGCGAACAGTCTGGGAGTCTGACAGCTAAAGAATTTCAACTCTTAGAATACCTGATGCAACATCCCGATCGCACCCTCACCCACGACCAAATTCGCAATCGGATTTGGCCGCTCGATTCGGAGTCAGCGAGTAATGTTGTCGCCGCCCAAATTCGGCTATTACGGAAAAAGTTAGCTGAATTAGGCTGTGAGAGTTCGATTGAGACTATGCGCGGATTTGGATACCGTCTCAATTCTATTCATAAATAA
- a CDS encoding DUF305 domain-containing protein, whose amino-acid sequence MNSKVKLLAPIALILGGIGFGSLAIANLTNRGSNSTLAQNSGGMNHGGMNHGGMNHNMDIGPADANYDLRFIDSMIPHHQGALVMAQEVLQKSKRPELIKLAKGIITEQKKEIAQMQQWRKQWYPKASATPMMWHTAMNHEMAMTAEHKQSMMMSMSLGKADAGFDRRFLDAMIPHHQGAVTMGQDLLKKSKRPEMQKLARNIITSQQAEIAQMTQWQREWSASR is encoded by the coding sequence ATGAATTCTAAAGTTAAATTACTCGCACCGATTGCTCTCATCTTAGGCGGGATTGGTTTCGGCTCCTTAGCGATTGCTAATTTAACAAATCGGGGGTCAAATTCAACACTTGCCCAAAACTCAGGGGGGATGAACCACGGTGGCATGAACCACGGTGGTATGAATCATAATATGGATATCGGGCCTGCTGATGCTAACTACGACCTGCGCTTTATCGATAGTATGATTCCCCATCACCAAGGTGCCTTAGTTATGGCTCAAGAAGTTCTCCAAAAATCCAAACGACCCGAACTAATTAAGCTAGCTAAAGGTATTATCACCGAACAGAAAAAAGAAATCGCTCAGATGCAGCAGTGGCGCAAACAATGGTATCCCAAAGCATCGGCAACACCGATGATGTGGCACACTGCTATGAATCATGAAATGGCAATGACAGCCGAACATAAACAATCGATGATGATGAGTATGTCATTGGGTAAAGCCGATGCTGGATTCGATCGCAGATTTCTCGATGCGATGATTCCCCATCATCAAGGTGCCGTGACAATGGGGCAAGATTTATTGAAAAAATCCAAACGTCCAGAGATGCAAAAACTCGCTCGAAATATAATTACATCTCAACAGGCAGAGATCGCTCAGATGACTCAATGGCAGAGAGAATGGTCTGCAAGTAGATAG
- a CDS encoding TolC family protein — protein sequence MPTLIKLIHILNRKSEHSQKILLQQTDLQISCLPIKAGASSPNDSPQERLPQRQIAIGLPTIGAIIVLGLGGLGRIESTQAKSLDSASIDKSSQILAQTTPATPTPNNNIKLQNNLNLPKTGNEVRITGNKSITLQQALDIAFGNNREVQAARLTVNRSKVGIIEAQAAQAVQVGLRSAVQNQGSPLIVGTQSQFGNSTSTNIQGSLQATYSILSAGRNQSSVRAAQEQVNFDRLDLVRIEQLVRDQVITAYYDLQAADSSVIINQAAVADATRSLSEAQLQEKAGVGTRFDILRAQVQLATANQDLTNAQGQQQTARKRIAQRLSVDNNTEFKAADTVRELGAWGYSLEDSVVLAYKNRPEVKQQLARRTISQQQQIVAAAADSAQVDLFANYTLGKSLTASTSAQDNYSIGAQLRWNFFDGGFARAGSNRERVNQEIFENQFTTTRNQIRFEVEQAYNSLNSNQKNIATSAQALQQAEESLKLARLRFQAGVGTQTDVIQAQTALARARGNRITAIIDYNRALSSLRVATLTGE from the coding sequence ATGCCAACTCTAATCAAATTGATTCATATATTAAATAGAAAGAGCGAACATTCACAAAAGATTTTGCTCCAACAGACAGATTTACAAATTAGTTGCCTGCCAATTAAAGCTGGAGCATCTTCACCGAACGATTCTCCGCAGGAGAGACTACCCCAACGCCAAATAGCGATCGGATTGCCAACAATTGGGGCGATTATTGTGCTGGGATTGGGCGGATTAGGTAGAATCGAATCCACTCAGGCAAAATCTCTGGATTCTGCAAGTATCGATAAATCGTCACAGATTCTCGCCCAAACTACTCCTGCAACCCCAACACCTAACAATAATATCAAGCTTCAAAATAATCTCAATCTTCCCAAAACAGGTAATGAGGTTCGGATTACTGGCAACAAATCTATCACTCTGCAACAGGCACTCGACATCGCATTTGGTAACAATCGGGAAGTTCAAGCCGCTCGGCTGACAGTAAATCGCTCTAAAGTCGGAATTATTGAAGCGCAAGCCGCTCAAGCAGTGCAAGTAGGTTTGAGAAGTGCCGTCCAAAATCAAGGATCGCCATTAATTGTCGGGACACAATCTCAATTTGGCAACAGCACTAGTACGAACATCCAAGGCAGCCTCCAAGCCACCTATAGTATCCTGAGCGCAGGTCGAAACCAGAGTAGCGTTCGCGCCGCCCAAGAGCAAGTTAACTTCGACAGGCTCGATCTGGTGCGAATCGAACAATTGGTACGCGATCAGGTCATCACAGCATACTACGATCTCCAAGCCGCCGATTCATCCGTCATCATCAATCAAGCCGCCGTCGCGGATGCAACCCGTAGTTTGAGCGAGGCTCAACTCCAAGAAAAAGCTGGTGTAGGTACGAGATTTGACATCCTCCGCGCTCAAGTCCAACTGGCTACTGCTAATCAAGATCTCACCAACGCTCAAGGACAACAGCAAACCGCCCGTAAAAGGATCGCCCAGCGACTGAGTGTCGATAACAATACTGAATTTAAAGCTGCCGATACCGTGCGTGAGTTAGGGGCTTGGGGCTATTCTTTGGAAGATAGTGTGGTTTTAGCATACAAAAATCGCCCCGAAGTTAAGCAACAACTAGCCCGCCGCACCATCAGCCAACAACAACAAATTGTAGCTGCTGCGGCTGACTCCGCTCAGGTCGATCTTTTTGCCAACTACACTTTGGGCAAAAGTCTAACAGCTTCTACTTCTGCCCAAGATAATTATAGTATCGGCGCACAGTTGAGGTGGAACTTCTTTGATGGTGGTTTTGCCAGAGCTGGCTCAAACAGAGAACGAGTCAATCAAGAGATTTTTGAAAACCAGTTCACAACCACCCGCAATCAAATCCGATTTGAAGTCGAACAAGCCTACAACAGTCTCAACTCCAATCAAAAAAATATCGCGACTTCTGCTCAAGCTCTCCAACAAGCTGAGGAAAGTCTCAAACTAGCTCGTCTGCGCTTTCAGGCGGGGGTGGGTACGCAAACTGATGTCATTCAAGCCCAGACTGCTCTGGCTCGCGCTCGTGGCAATCGCATCACGGCGATTATCGATTACAATCGCGCCTTATCTAGTCTGCGTGTCGCAACACTTACAGGTGAATAA
- a CDS encoding efflux RND transporter periplasmic adaptor subunit: MAINTKSHIASSSNLTPAVRVVGWLSWLLLPVWISLVSPSVLAHGGHGNEFGSQDGTKSTKVQIDGATAQQIGVQTVAAKKQSLNVEISATGQIELLPSKKVEVTAPIRGKLVQLLVQPGARVKVGQILATLSSPELNDLRTSSLEKKSTALALLQQAQTDRNLAQQSYQKIVEIATAETNQARSQLAAAKSRLAREQQLVKSGSIVRAAKNSYQRQQQIATAEISSARTELELAQERYQKDVELVKSGALARRQMLESQAKLAEARTALVKAQSQPGVLSAETELRKAETDLPLRELRDAEKQVAEATGQLARAMNQKSVVEANAQLQRANSAVTAAQTQLKLSDASYQGRLAQLGNRANAEGIVTVTAPIDGTIADREITIGQSVADAGARLMTITDDRQVLATANIYERDLGRLKIGQQVSVKVPGASERVFSGQISRIGTAVDSQSRVVPVQATLDNSQGLLKAGTFAEIKLATSQITIPVVVIPASAVVEADQEKLVYVKSGDSYQPTTVTLGQTVGDLVEVKTGLFAGDLVVNKRAPQLYAQSLKKQPASEEKTTTAAKPEAVSQNQIPTYLIWGLVPVAGILGGSAWWLKKRSERNANSSTDFIEPEDELNYLPNEEIPAIEEDPKHHSYPNSARYPQIGATSRDVGEASRNENR; the protein is encoded by the coding sequence ATGGCTATAAATACCAAATCACACATAGCTTCATCTTCAAATCTCACTCCAGCCGTCCGCGTAGTGGGGTGGTTAAGCTGGCTATTACTACCCGTCTGGATCTCGCTAGTATCGCCATCAGTACTCGCTCATGGCGGGCATGGTAATGAATTTGGCTCTCAAGATGGAACGAAAAGTACCAAGGTGCAGATCGATGGAGCAACCGCTCAACAGATTGGCGTGCAAACAGTCGCTGCCAAAAAACAAAGTTTGAATGTCGAAATTTCTGCTACCGGACAAATTGAATTATTACCTAGTAAAAAGGTCGAAGTCACCGCACCGATTCGGGGTAAACTCGTTCAGCTTTTGGTACAACCTGGGGCTAGAGTCAAAGTAGGGCAAATCCTCGCGACGCTCTCTAGCCCCGAACTCAATGACTTACGAACCAGTTCTCTCGAAAAGAAATCGACAGCCCTCGCGCTGCTCCAACAAGCTCAAACCGATCGCAACCTCGCCCAACAGAGCTACCAAAAAATCGTCGAAATCGCCACCGCTGAAACCAATCAGGCTCGGAGTCAATTAGCTGCGGCTAAATCTAGGCTGGCGCGAGAGCAACAACTCGTCAAAAGTGGCTCGATCGTCCGAGCGGCAAAAAATAGCTATCAGCGTCAACAACAAATTGCCACCGCCGAAATTAGCTCCGCTCGAACCGAACTAGAGTTAGCTCAGGAACGGTACCAAAAGGATGTAGAACTAGTTAAGAGTGGGGCACTGGCACGCCGTCAGATGTTGGAATCTCAGGCTAAACTAGCCGAGGCGAGAACTGCATTAGTCAAAGCGCAAAGTCAGCCTGGAGTTTTGAGTGCAGAAACAGAATTGCGAAAAGCTGAAACCGATTTGCCCCTGCGAGAATTGCGGGATGCCGAAAAGCAAGTAGCCGAAGCCACAGGGCAATTGGCTAGAGCGATGAACCAAAAATCGGTAGTCGAAGCCAACGCTCAACTCCAAAGAGCGAACTCAGCCGTAACCGCCGCCCAAACTCAGCTCAAACTCAGCGATGCTAGTTACCAGGGGCGACTGGCACAATTGGGAAATCGGGCTAATGCTGAGGGGATCGTCACCGTTACCGCCCCGATCGATGGGACGATCGCCGATCGCGAAATCACGATCGGGCAGTCTGTCGCCGATGCTGGTGCGAGGTTAATGACGATTACTGACGATCGACAAGTGTTGGCAACGGCAAATATCTACGAACGGGATTTAGGACGATTAAAAATCGGTCAGCAGGTTAGTGTGAAAGTGCCTGGAGCAAGCGAGCGAGTGTTTTCAGGTCAAATCTCGCGAATTGGGACGGCAGTAGACTCCCAGAGCCGTGTAGTACCCGTTCAAGCAACCTTGGATAATAGCCAGGGGCTACTCAAAGCCGGAACTTTCGCCGAAATCAAGCTGGCGACAAGTCAAATTACTATCCCTGTCGTCGTAATTCCGGCTAGTGCGGTAGTAGAAGCAGACCAAGAGAAATTAGTATATGTCAAAAGTGGCGACAGCTATCAGCCCACAACCGTCACCCTCGGACAAACTGTTGGCGATCTAGTCGAAGTCAAGACCGGACTATTTGCTGGCGATCTGGTCGTCAATAAACGCGCGCCTCAACTCTATGCCCAATCTTTAAAAAAGCAGCCAGCTAGTGAGGAGAAAACAACAACAGCAGCCAAACCTGAAGCTGTTAGTCAAAACCAAATACCAACTTATCTCATTTGGGGATTAGTACCTGTTGCGGGCATTCTCGGCGGTAGTGCTTGGTGGTTAAAGAAAAGAAGCGAACGGAACGCCAATAGTTCGACTGATTTTATCGAGCCAGAGGACGAACTGAATTATCTGCCCAATGAGGAAATACCCGCAATTGAGGAAGATCCCAAACACCATAGTTATCCAAACTCCGCTCGATATCCACAGATCGGTGCTACTTCGCGAGACGTTGGCGAAGCCTCTCGGAACGAGAATCGCTG